The following are from one region of the Thermofilum sp. genome:
- a CDS encoding L-lactate permease, with amino-acid sequence MNASALHGVAVLLLPVLVIAVLKRDAAQASVVTLTYALLAFTSSRGLAGVVDALRSGLTTGLQISSIILSAIYFYNVQRELGTEDKLKASMGSAAGSALYLAVFFSGFVESFSGYGVSPAVAAPLLLSTGLPPLSATASALVGHTWAVPFASVGVPTAVLAGLAEVDVGALAELTAVFASFSLAAIVFRVGRGYISCSYKELVPALLLSLSLVLLAPFTRIYSAAVMGFLGVAAGLLLASGAHKVAEALSVLKYYLLLVAMLLLANLAGFGGLQYTFVVILAAALLSQLIERKLAREAPRRTVAMTFRSVVAVVLFAIVAEIVKRGGYMKSLAILLAQSTGTLYALFVPVVGALGAYATGSATTSNLIFSALQKSYAEAVQVNTYALLALQNVGGGLGGMVSPAKISVAASTTSGKELEQQLFREGWKSLIVAVAPQVIIAGWILPQR; translated from the coding sequence GTGAATGCTTCAGCGCTTCACGGGGTAGCGGTACTGCTGCTGCCTGTGCTCGTGATCGCTGTCCTGAAGCGGGATGCTGCTCAAGCATCGGTAGTCACGCTCACCTACGCGCTTCTAGCTTTCACTTCGAGCAGGGGTTTAGCCGGAGTCGTGGATGCTTTGCGCAGCGGCCTGACGACGGGGCTCCAGATATCCTCCATCATCCTTTCCGCGATATACTTCTACAACGTGCAGAGGGAGCTCGGCACGGAGGACAAGCTGAAAGCGAGCATGGGTAGCGCGGCAGGGTCGGCACTGTACCTAGCGGTTTTCTTCTCAGGCTTTGTCGAGAGCTTCTCAGGTTACGGCGTTTCTCCAGCTGTCGCAGCACCCCTGCTCCTCAGCACTGGGCTTCCCCCGCTCAGCGCAACCGCGAGCGCTCTCGTGGGGCACACGTGGGCGGTCCCCTTCGCTAGCGTAGGCGTCCCGACCGCTGTGCTCGCGGGGCTAGCTGAAGTGGATGTCGGCGCGCTGGCTGAGCTCACCGCAGTTTTTGCCTCGTTTTCCTTAGCTGCGATAGTGTTTCGCGTTGGCCGCGGGTACATCAGCTGCAGCTACAAGGAGCTGGTCCCCGCGCTGCTTCTCTCTCTTTCACTCGTCCTGCTCGCACCCTTCACGAGGATTTACTCGGCAGCTGTCATGGGCTTCCTGGGGGTGGCTGCAGGCTTACTGCTGGCTAGTGGAGCGCATAAAGTGGCAGAAGCGCTGAGCGTGCTCAAGTACTACCTGCTGCTAGTGGCTATGCTTCTCCTAGCGAATCTCGCCGGCTTCGGCGGACTGCAGTACACCTTCGTCGTGATTCTCGCTGCAGCCCTGCTCTCGCAGCTCATCGAGCGCAAGCTGGCTAGGGAGGCTCCGAGGAGGACGGTCGCCATGACCTTCCGCTCAGTCGTGGCTGTAGTCTTGTTCGCGATCGTGGCGGAGATCGTCAAGCGCGGCGGCTACATGAAGAGCCTAGCCATCCTGCTCGCTCAGAGCACGGGGACGCTCTACGCACTTTTCGTCCCCGTCGTAGGAGCTCTCGGAGCATACGCTACAGGGAGCGCGACCACGAGCAACTTGATCTTCTCAGCCCTGCAGAAGAGCTACGCCGAAGCTGTGCAAGTCAACACCTACGCTCTACTTGCCCTGCAGAATGTGGGGGGCGGCTTAGGCGGCATGGTGTCGCCAGCAAAGATCTCTGTCGCGGCGTCAACCACCTCAGGGAAAGAGCTCGAGCAGCAGCTCTTCAGGGAGGGCTGGAAGTCGCTGATAGTAGCCGTTGCCCCTCAAGTGATTATCGCAGGGTGGATCCTCCCCCAGCGATAA